The following coding sequences lie in one Apium graveolens cultivar Ventura chromosome 1, ASM990537v1, whole genome shotgun sequence genomic window:
- the LOC141666283 gene encoding uncharacterized protein LOC141666283 produces MDRFCGKRTVGGLCVPKKSSSLVSRDADTSNGDAQFCNRLGCSGRLKYTTATQVGNPRNSKSLRPSIHSASAKETGGRISSSSSIVNSAKTKLPDSRRKLRSELETENSGSSSSHDEIEFQELSVLQRTNTRGFQSNLREAESGIVASVNVRSSTLISKTRIQNSFYKRPGLTDQDGLPRSSSSSGSNDQGPSGSGNASKHGLRSLRSSISAALRPGTSLSESNISKRRDIVKKKIPEREASSSGGGKIKTSERGHISNPTNGFAFSEHRRNRNLPPRRENGMASVQSRRLNNSNTRTGHPSQMNGTNLSSAESSVFRRQMPRFERNIYSNANSLREEAFSGGSSSYSHSNSASYNDHATTMPSADHGNARLVNRDGSRQYNMDNIAEVLLALERIEQDEELSYEQLLSLGTNLFFGGLSIYDQHRDMRLEIDDMSYEELLALEEKMGNVSTALSEDALLKSVTMSTYQPVSTDEEEATSTIKREDTKCSICQEEYMTGDEVGKIGCEHGYHTECIKQWLQLKNWCPICKASVEPREIS; encoded by the exons ATGGATAGATTTTGTGGAAAAAGAACTGTTGGTGGTCTCTGTGTCCCTAAGAAGTCTTCCAGCCTTGTTTCGAGAGATGCTGACACTAGTAATGGAGATGCGCAATTCTGCAATAGACTTGGATGTAGTGGCAGGCTTAAATACACTACGGCCACCCAAGTTGGAAACCCTAGGAACTCCAAATCTTTGAGGCCTTCTATTCATTCGGCAAGTGCTAAGGAAACTGGTGGGCGTATTTCTAGTTCTTCCTCCATTGTGAACAGTGCAAAAACTAAATTGCCAGATTCTCGCAGAAAATTGCGTTCAGAACTAGAAACGGAAAATTCAGGAAGTAGCAGTTCTCACGATGAAATAGAATTTCAGGAACTTAGTGTTTTACAAAGAACAAATACGAGAGGATTCCAATCAAATCTTAGAGAAGCCGAGTCTGGGATTGTTGCATCTGTTAATGTAAGGAGCTCTACTTTAATATCAAAAACTAGAATCCAGAATTCTTTTTATAAAAGACCTGGGCTGACAGATCAAGATGGTTTACCCAGATCATCTAGTTCATCTGGGAGCAATGACCAAGGGCCTAGTGGCTCTGGTAATGCTAGTAAGCATGGATTGAGAAGCCTACGCTCTTCTATATCAGCTGCACTCCGCCCAGGTACTTCTTTGTCAGAATCCAACATTAGTAAAAGGAGGGATATTGTAAAGAAGAAAATTCCTGAACGAGAAGCCAGCTCCTCTGGTGGAGGGAAGATCAAAACTAGTGAACGTGGACATATCTCTAATCCTACCAATGGCTTCGCTTTTTCAGAACATAGAAGAAACAGGAATTTGCCTCCTAGAAGAGAGAATGGCATGGCATCAGTTCAGTCTCGGAGATTAAACAACAGTAATACTAGGACAGGGCACCCCAGTCAAATGAATGGAACCAATTTGTCATCCGCTGAATCCTCTGTTTTCCGGCGACAAATGCCACGGTTTGAAAGAAATATATATTCTAATGCTAATTCATTACGCGAAGAAGCATTCTCAGGTGGGTCGAGTTCTTATAGCCATTCGAACAGTGCCAGTTATAACGACCATGCGACAACTATGCCTTCAGCAGATCATGGCAATGCCCGTTTAGTGAACCGTGATGGCTCGCGACAATATAACATGGACAATATTGCTGAG GTATTACTAGCTTTAGAAAGGATTGAACAAGATGAAGAACTTTCATACGAG CAATTACTTTCTCTGGGAACAAATTTGTTTTTCGGTGGGCTTAGCATTTATGATCAGCACAGAGACATGAGGCTGGAAATTGATGATATGTCATATGAG GAACTATTAGCTCTAGAGGAGAAAATGGGTAATGTAAGCACTGCTCTTTCGGAGGATGCATTATTGAAAAGTGTGACAATGAGTACGTATCAGCCTGTATCTACAGATGAAGAGGAAGCAACAAGCACCATCAAGAGAGAAGATACAAAGTGCAGTATTTGTCAG GAGGAATATATGACTGGAGACGAAGTCGGGAAGATAGGCTGTGAACATGGATATCACACGGAATGCATAAAACAATGGTTGCAATTGAAGAACTGGTGCCCCATATGCAAGGCTTCAGTAGAGCCACGGGAAATATCGTAG